In Deinococcus reticulitermitis, a single window of DNA contains:
- a CDS encoding AAA family ATPase, with the protein MKRVLITGMSGTGKSTVLRLLGERGFDTVSTDDGWCEWQTSPGETEPGWIWHEDRMRALLRAPRDRPLFVDGTVSNQGKFYPLFDHVVLLSAPAQTILERVRTRTTNPYGKTAAEQSEILHYLQTVEPLIRRGLRPSTDMEIRTAEMSAEQVGDQLAALAQSATTSPT; encoded by the coding sequence ATGAAACGCGTCCTGATCACCGGGATGTCCGGTACCGGGAAGTCCACAGTGCTGCGCCTCCTGGGCGAGCGAGGGTTTGACACGGTGAGCACCGACGACGGCTGGTGCGAGTGGCAGACCTCGCCCGGTGAAACGGAACCTGGGTGGATATGGCACGAAGACCGGATGCGGGCGCTACTCCGAGCGCCGCGAGACCGGCCCCTCTTTGTGGACGGCACCGTGTCCAACCAGGGAAAGTTCTACCCTCTTTTCGATCACGTCGTTTTGCTGAGCGCGCCGGCACAAACCATCCTGGAGCGGGTCCGGACGCGCACGACCAATCCTTACGGCAAAACCGCCGCCGAGCAAAGCGAGATCCTGCATTACCTCCAGACCGTCGAACCGCTGATCCGGCGCGGCCTCCGGCCCTCTACCGATATGGAAATCCGCACCGCCGAAATGAGTGCAGAGCAAGTGGGGGACCAGCTTGCCGCCTTGGCGCAGAGTGCCACCACATCCCCAACCTGA
- the uvsE gene encoding UV DNA damage repair endonuclease UvsE, producing MTGAAPAEPALGLVCMTVGPELRFRTVTLSRYRALSPEERGAKLLDLYASNIRTLRGAADYCAARGIRLYRLSSGLFPMLDLVGDDTGAAVLDSLAPQLLETGQALVGAGLRVLMHPEQFIVLNSDRPEVRVSSLRAMEAHARVMDGLGLERSHWNLLLLHGGKGGRAAELQAIIPDLPDAVRLRLGLENDERAYGVSDLFPVCEATGTPLVFDAHHHVIHEGLEDQEDPSVREWVLRARQTWRPPEWQIVHLSNGIEGPRDRRHAHLITDFPSAYRDVPWIEVEAKGKEDAIADLAPRLTAWGGAGPG from the coding sequence ATGACGGGTGCGGCCCCGGCTGAGCCGGCGCTCGGGCTGGTGTGCATGACGGTGGGTCCCGAGCTGCGGTTCCGCACCGTGACGCTCAGCCGTTACCGCGCGCTGTCTCCGGAGGAGCGCGGAGCCAAGCTGCTCGACCTCTACGCGAGCAACATCCGGACGCTGCGCGGCGCCGCCGACTACTGCGCGGCGCGCGGCATCCGGCTCTACCGCCTGAGTTCGGGCCTCTTCCCGATGCTCGACCTCGTGGGCGACGATACCGGGGCCGCCGTGCTCGACTCGCTCGCGCCGCAGCTTCTCGAAACGGGGCAGGCGCTCGTCGGCGCCGGCTTGCGCGTGCTGATGCACCCCGAGCAGTTCATCGTGCTCAATTCCGACCGGCCCGAGGTGCGCGTGTCGAGCCTGCGCGCGATGGAGGCCCACGCCCGCGTGATGGACGGCCTGGGGCTGGAGCGCTCTCACTGGAACCTGCTGCTGCTGCACGGGGGCAAGGGCGGGCGCGCGGCGGAACTTCAAGCGATCATCCCGGACCTGCCCGACGCGGTGCGCCTGCGGCTCGGGCTGGAGAACGACGAGCGGGCCTACGGCGTCAGTGACCTCTTCCCCGTGTGCGAGGCGACCGGGACGCCGCTCGTATTCGATGCCCACCACCACGTCATTCATGAGGGGCTGGAGGATCAGGAAGACCCCAGCGTGCGCGAATGGGTGCTGCGGGCCCGTCAGACCTGGCGCCCCCCCGAGTGGCAGATCGTGCACCTGAGTAACGGCATCGAGGGGCCGCGAGACCGCCGCCACGCCCACCTGATCACCGATTTTCCGAGCGCCTACCGGGACGTGCCCTGGATCGAGGTGGAGGCCAAAGGCAAGGAAGACGCGATTGCTGACCTCGCGCCGCGCCTGACCGCCTGGGGCGGCGCCGGGCCAGGCTGA
- the secD gene encoding protein translocase subunit SecD translates to MTYGNQRNRKESSTGSGKPRRPAPPRNTGGRKPNPWTGLLLLLTLLGSLFYIWRPWEHRDNLWSLWNDKYQFMTLGLDLKGGLRIELAPESGTATRDELDRVKTVIENRINALGVAEPTVTVAGGRRVVVEIPGATPAVQQRAREIIQQTARLEFRIVKDGEQPNPELQAQNPRTGGYTLAQLGPVVATGETIADATAGTNPQTGQWVVNFQTTDAGAQTFGDFTGRNVNKLMAVVLDDQIQSVATINQRLFRDIQISGNFTADEAGQLALVLKSGALPIKIKTEAERSIGPSLGADAIRSGAIAALVGIALVFVMLFAYYGFWFGLVGALGLIFSSIMILGILGGFGATLTLPGIAGLVLTIGAAVDGNVISFERIKEELARGKGIRGAIGAGYEHSTAAILDVNASHLLSALALYNYSTGAVKGFAVTLIIGVIASTFSNLVFAKWFMEWLAQRRANMSAPQWIKETHIDFIKPAKVITTVSVLIALAGAATVFTKGLNYGVDFVPGTTLTARTNADVPTEQVRNTVIGAGLAKVTGQSAAIQRDTTVGQTSASYTVKVPELTAAETATLSAAIAQLPGGQVVATETVGPAVGQELTDKTIKAVLLGLGLILVYVGFRFDFIMGAGSILAAVHDVAIAMGLFALLNLEFTVASVAALLTLIGYSLNDSIIVSDRIRENLKTMRGHSYRGIVNTAINQTLSRTVMTSISTMLPLVSLLIFGGPVLRDFSLILLVGILVGTYSSIYIVAPLVVYFEEWRERNRAAGPVAKA, encoded by the coding sequence ATGACCTACGGCAATCAAAGAAACCGCAAAGAGAGCAGCACCGGCAGCGGAAAACCCCGCCGCCCGGCCCCGCCGCGCAACACGGGCGGGCGCAAGCCCAACCCCTGGACCGGGCTGCTGCTGCTGCTCACGCTGCTCGGCAGCCTCTTTTACATCTGGCGTCCCTGGGAGCACCGCGACAACCTATGGTCCCTGTGGAACGACAAGTATCAGTTCATGACCCTCGGCCTCGACCTCAAGGGCGGCCTACGCATCGAACTCGCCCCCGAGTCGGGCACCGCCACCCGCGACGAACTCGACCGGGTCAAGACCGTGATCGAAAACCGCATCAACGCCCTCGGGGTGGCCGAGCCCACGGTCACGGTGGCGGGCGGGCGGCGCGTGGTCGTCGAGATTCCCGGCGCGACTCCGGCGGTGCAGCAGCGCGCGCGCGAGATCATCCAGCAGACCGCGCGGCTTGAATTCCGCATCGTCAAGGACGGCGAGCAGCCCAACCCCGAGCTTCAGGCCCAGAATCCGCGCACCGGGGGCTACACCCTCGCGCAGCTCGGCCCGGTCGTGGCGACCGGTGAGACCATTGCCGACGCGACGGCAGGCACCAACCCGCAGACCGGCCAGTGGGTGGTCAACTTCCAGACCACCGACGCGGGGGCCCAGACCTTCGGCGACTTCACCGGCAGGAACGTGAACAAGCTGATGGCGGTGGTCCTCGACGACCAGATCCAGTCGGTCGCCACCATCAACCAGCGTCTGTTCCGCGACATCCAGATCAGCGGCAACTTCACGGCGGACGAGGCGGGGCAGCTCGCCCTGGTGCTCAAGTCCGGCGCACTGCCGATCAAGATCAAGACCGAGGCCGAACGCTCGATCGGGCCGTCGCTCGGTGCCGACGCGATTCGCAGCGGGGCGATTGCGGCGCTGGTCGGCATCGCGCTCGTGTTCGTGATGCTTTTCGCCTACTACGGCTTCTGGTTCGGGCTCGTCGGCGCGCTCGGCCTGATCTTTTCGTCGATCATGATCCTGGGCATCCTCGGGGGCTTCGGAGCCACGCTGACGCTGCCGGGCATCGCGGGACTCGTGCTCACCATCGGCGCCGCCGTGGACGGCAACGTGATCTCCTTCGAGCGCATCAAGGAAGAACTCGCGCGCGGCAAGGGCATCCGGGGCGCCATCGGTGCCGGCTACGAGCACTCGACCGCCGCCATTCTCGACGTGAACGCCTCGCACCTGCTCTCGGCGCTCGCGCTCTACAACTACTCGACCGGGGCCGTCAAGGGCTTCGCGGTCACCCTGATCATCGGCGTGATCGCCTCGACGTTTTCCAACCTCGTCTTCGCGAAGTGGTTCATGGAGTGGCTCGCGCAGCGCCGCGCGAACATGAGTGCGCCGCAGTGGATCAAGGAAACCCATATCGACTTCATCAAGCCCGCCAAGGTGATCACCACCGTCTCGGTGCTGATCGCGCTCGCGGGCGCGGCGACCGTGTTCACGAAAGGGCTGAACTACGGCGTGGACTTCGTGCCCGGCACCACCCTGACCGCGCGTACCAATGCCGACGTGCCGACCGAGCAGGTCCGCAATACCGTGATCGGCGCCGGCCTCGCCAAGGTGACCGGCCAGAGCGCCGCCATTCAGCGCGACACCACCGTCGGCCAGACGAGCGCGAGCTACACGGTCAAGGTGCCTGAACTGACGGCTGCGGAGACCGCCACCCTGAGCGCGGCCATCGCTCAGCTGCCGGGCGGACAGGTCGTCGCCACCGAGACGGTGGGACCGGCCGTGGGCCAGGAACTCACCGACAAGACGATCAAGGCCGTGCTGCTCGGACTCGGGCTGATTCTGGTGTATGTCGGCTTCCGCTTCGACTTCATCATGGGGGCCGGCAGCATCCTCGCGGCGGTCCACGACGTGGCGATCGCGATGGGGCTGTTCGCGCTGCTGAACCTCGAGTTCACGGTGGCGTCGGTGGCGGCGCTGCTGACCTTGATCGGCTACTCACTCAACGACTCGATCATCGTTTCCGACCGCATCCGCGAAAACCTCAAGACCATGCGCGGTCACTCCTACCGCGGGATCGTGAACACCGCGATCAACCAGACCCTCTCGCGCACGGTCATGACCTCGATCAGCACCATGCTCCCGCTGGTCAGTCTGCTGATCTTCGGCGGTCCGGTGCTGCGTGACTTCAGCCTGATTCTCCTCGTCGGCATCCTGGTTGGTACCTACTCCTCGATCTACATCGTCGCTCCCCTCGTCGTGTACTTCGAGGAATGGCGTGAAAGGAACCGCGCGGCGGGGCCGGTGGCGAAAGCGTAG
- a CDS encoding DUF2256 domain-containing protein has translation MARREKSGKTFGGGRPPGERPSKVCAACGLPFTWRKKWERDWESVKYCSDRCRKAGVK, from the coding sequence GTGGCGAGACGTGAGAAAAGCGGCAAGACGTTCGGCGGAGGCCGGCCCCCGGGCGAGCGGCCCAGCAAGGTCTGTGCGGCGTGCGGCCTGCCGTTTACCTGGCGCAAGAAGTGGGAGCGCGACTGGGAAAGCGTCAAATACTGCTCGGACCGCTGCCGCAAAGCGGGCGTGAAATGA
- a CDS encoding 5-formyltetrahydrofolate cyclo-ligase → MEGHEAATAPADTAPKTEWRAWAFTRRRTLPDESEAVTGHLRAFLTARGARRVLAYHALPGEPDVSGLRADFELLTTRTRYKPARHLTLHPWDSATEPSRFGYLQPPADAPQFALGAVDAVLLPGLAYDRRGVRLGYGGGFYDRLLPGYAGLVVGVVWSPLLVPTLPSEPHDCRAGWLATESGVGAASSPPLG, encoded by the coding sequence GTGGAAGGGCACGAGGCGGCCACGGCCCCAGCGGACACCGCGCCCAAAACCGAGTGGCGGGCGTGGGCCTTCACGCGGCGCCGGACCTTACCAGACGAGTCGGAGGCGGTAACTGGGCACCTGCGCGCCTTCCTCACGGCCCGGGGGGCGCGGCGGGTGCTCGCCTATCACGCGTTACCCGGAGAACCGGACGTGTCGGGCCTACGCGCTGACTTCGAGCTCTTGACCACCCGCACCCGTTACAAGCCCGCGCGGCACCTTACCCTCCACCCCTGGGACAGCGCCACCGAGCCGAGCCGCTTCGGTTACCTCCAACCCCCTGCGGACGCGCCGCAGTTCGCGCTCGGGGCGGTGGACGCGGTCCTCCTGCCCGGTCTCGCCTACGACCGGCGTGGCGTCCGTCTCGGCTACGGCGGCGGCTTCTACGACCGCCTGCTGCCCGGGTACGCGGGGCTGGTTGTCGGCGTGGTGTGGTCTCCCCTGCTGGTGCCCACGCTGCCGAGCGAGCCGCACGACTGCCGCGCCGGGTGGCTGGCGACCGAGTCAGGGGTGGGGGCGGCTTCCTCGCCTCCGCTGGGCTGA
- the gcvT gene encoding glycine cleavage system aminomethyltransferase GcvT, with protein sequence MTHTESGPLKRTPLHAAHLRAGARMVPFGGWEMPVQYAGLRAEHQAVREGVGVFDVSHMGEFRVQGKDALKFLQFVTPNDVSKIRVGRAQYNWLPNERGGLVDDIYVYRAGEDEYLMVVNASNIGKDWAHLQSLKGDFDVQLSDESDRWGLLAVQGPKAEETLQPHIDVDLSAKKKNAYFPAKLFGFDVHLARTGYTGEDGFEVFCDASEAETLWDKLLAIGVTPAGLGARDTLRLEAGFPLYGHEFGEDIHPLSSHYGWVPKDKEYFGREALRAEPTQKLIGLRLDKVPVREGYPVKQGGAVVGHVTSGTSSPTLGHPIALALVDREAADAADFEVEVRGKAHPAVRTDVPFYQP encoded by the coding sequence GTGACCCACACTGAATCCGGGCCGCTCAAGCGGACGCCACTTCACGCCGCACATCTGCGCGCCGGCGCCCGCATGGTGCCGTTCGGTGGCTGGGAGATGCCGGTGCAGTACGCCGGGCTCAGAGCCGAGCATCAGGCGGTGCGGGAGGGCGTGGGCGTCTTCGACGTGTCGCACATGGGCGAGTTCCGCGTCCAGGGCAAGGACGCGCTGAAGTTCCTCCAGTTCGTCACCCCCAACGACGTGAGCAAGATTCGCGTCGGGCGCGCGCAGTACAACTGGCTGCCCAACGAGCGCGGCGGGCTGGTGGACGACATCTACGTCTACCGCGCCGGCGAGGACGAGTACCTGATGGTGGTCAACGCGAGCAACATCGGCAAGGACTGGGCGCACCTCCAGAGCCTCAAGGGGGACTTCGACGTGCAGCTCAGCGACGAGTCGGACCGCTGGGGGCTGCTCGCGGTGCAGGGGCCGAAAGCCGAGGAGACCTTGCAGCCGCATATCGACGTGGACCTGAGCGCCAAGAAGAAGAACGCCTACTTCCCCGCCAAGCTGTTCGGCTTTGACGTGCACCTCGCGCGCACCGGCTACACGGGGGAAGACGGCTTCGAGGTCTTTTGCGACGCGTCCGAGGCCGAAACGCTGTGGGATAAGCTCCTGGCCATCGGGGTCACGCCCGCCGGCCTGGGCGCCCGCGACACGCTGCGGCTTGAAGCGGGCTTTCCCCTCTACGGCCACGAGTTCGGCGAGGACATCCACCCGCTGAGCAGCCACTACGGCTGGGTCCCCAAGGACAAGGAGTATTTTGGCCGCGAGGCCCTGCGCGCCGAACCCACTCAGAAGCTGATCGGGCTGAGGCTCGACAAGGTGCCGGTGCGTGAGGGCTACCCGGTCAAGCAGGGCGGCGCGGTCGTCGGGCACGTCACGTCCGGCACGAGCAGTCCCACCCTCGGCCACCCCATCGCGCTCGCGCTCGTAGACCGGGAGGCCGCCGACGCCGCCGATTTCGAGGTCGAGGTGCGCGGCAAGGCCCACCCCGCCGTAAGGACCGACGTGCCGTTCTACCAGCCCTGA
- a CDS encoding MliC family protein translates to MPPKILFALSFALLGAALAGGAGQPRAQAAQQTYLYACQGGQQVQVKYLRTGDSDGLSFAVLRYRGQRYGLAPAVSASGARYIGHAGLSTASGLEWWEHQGEGTLSTFSGDDASNPRPLLTCRLR, encoded by the coding sequence GTGCCTCCCAAGATCCTGTTCGCCCTCTCGTTCGCCCTGCTCGGCGCTGCGCTCGCTGGCGGCGCCGGCCAGCCCCGGGCTCAGGCCGCTCAGCAGACCTACCTCTACGCCTGCCAAGGCGGGCAGCAGGTGCAGGTGAAGTATCTCCGCACGGGCGACAGCGACGGCCTGTCGTTCGCCGTGCTCCGGTACCGGGGCCAGAGGTACGGCCTCGCGCCCGCCGTGTCGGCCAGCGGCGCCCGCTACATCGGACACGCCGGCCTGAGCACGGCGAGCGGTCTGGAGTGGTGGGAGCATCAGGGCGAAGGCACCCTGAGCACCTTTTCCGGCGACGACGCGTCGAACCCCCGCCCACTGCTGACCTGCCGGCTCCGCTGA
- a CDS encoding 3-deoxy-7-phosphoheptulonate synthase produces the protein MTQLPTPSSTENLHVTGFTPLATPRQLKAKVPLSARAEATVLAGRRAAREILRGEDGRLLAVVGPCSVHDLGEALEYAERLAALRARVAGRLEVQMRVYVDKPRTTVGWRGFLLDPRMDGSNDIGQGLRLTRELMVRVSELGLPVATELLDPFAPQYLFDAVAWACLGARTAESQTHRVMASAVSAPMGFKNGTGGGIKLAVDAIVAARHPHAFFTIDDDGRACVVHTSGNPDGHVILRGGRTGPNYAAPFVAEAAALMEGAGLPPAVMVDCSHANSGSDCARQGPVWRDVLGQRLAGQEAVRGLMLESNLRPGKQAIPADLSQLQPGVSVTDACVGWEETEALLLEAHDQLGSRVALGTR, from the coding sequence ATGACCCAGCTCCCTACACCCTCCAGTACCGAAAACCTCCACGTCACCGGCTTTACCCCGCTTGCGACGCCCCGGCAGCTCAAAGCCAAGGTGCCGCTGAGCGCGCGGGCCGAGGCCACCGTGCTCGCCGGACGCCGCGCCGCGCGGGAGATCCTGCGGGGGGAGGACGGGCGGTTACTCGCCGTCGTGGGGCCGTGTTCGGTCCATGATCTCGGGGAAGCGCTCGAGTACGCCGAGCGGCTCGCGGCTCTGCGGGCGCGGGTGGCGGGGCGGCTGGAAGTGCAGATGCGTGTGTACGTGGACAAGCCGCGCACGACGGTGGGCTGGCGCGGCTTTCTGCTCGATCCCCGGATGGACGGCAGCAACGACATCGGCCAGGGCCTGCGCCTCACCCGCGAGCTGATGGTGCGGGTCTCGGAACTCGGGCTGCCCGTCGCCACCGAACTCCTCGATCCCTTCGCGCCGCAGTACCTCTTCGACGCGGTGGCTTGGGCCTGCCTGGGCGCGCGCACCGCTGAGTCCCAGACCCACCGGGTGATGGCGAGCGCGGTCTCGGCGCCGATGGGCTTCAAAAACGGCACCGGCGGCGGCATCAAGCTCGCGGTGGACGCGATTGTTGCCGCGCGGCATCCGCACGCCTTTTTCACCATCGACGACGATGGGCGCGCCTGCGTGGTCCACACCAGCGGCAACCCGGACGGGCACGTAATCCTGCGCGGGGGCCGGACTGGGCCGAACTACGCCGCCCCCTTCGTCGCCGAGGCCGCCGCGCTGATGGAGGGCGCGGGCCTGCCCCCCGCCGTGATGGTGGACTGCTCGCACGCCAACTCGGGCTCGGACTGTGCCCGTCAGGGGCCGGTGTGGCGCGATGTGCTCGGGCAGCGCCTCGCTGGGCAGGAGGCCGTCCGGGGCCTGATGCTGGAATCCAACCTGCGCCCCGGCAAGCAGGCCATTCCCGCCGATCTCTCGCAACTTCAGCCCGGCGTGAGCGTGACCGACGCCTGCGTGGGCTGGGAGGAAACTGAGGCGCTCTTGCTGGAGGCCCACGACCAGCTCGGTAGCCGCGTGGCGCTGGGGACCCGTTAG
- a CDS encoding SDR family NAD(P)-dependent oxidoreductase, whose amino-acid sequence MTTLIIGATGGIGAETARVLAQRGETVLLSGRDETKLAALAGELGAWSRAADVGFESHVRALLEAAAGHAGTLDTLIYAAGAALPGALAEADPAQVRQVWNANYFGALWTLKHGLGRLGAGGRVYLIGARPELVTARGFSQYAASKAALAALVSVTRLEARRMGLILVLPPAVDTGLWAQVGRVPKGALSPQEVARAIADDRAGAGESELRVQG is encoded by the coding sequence ATGACCACCCTGATCATCGGAGCGACCGGCGGCATTGGTGCCGAGACCGCGCGGGTCCTGGCACAGCGGGGCGAAACGGTCCTGCTCTCCGGGCGCGACGAGACGAAGCTGGCAGCGCTGGCCGGCGAACTCGGTGCCTGGAGCCGGGCCGCCGACGTGGGCTTCGAGAGCCACGTGCGGGCGCTGCTGGAGGCCGCGGCCGGGCACGCCGGAACGCTCGACACCCTCATCTATGCGGCGGGTGCGGCCCTGCCTGGTGCACTGGCCGAGGCCGACCCCGCGCAGGTGCGCCAGGTGTGGAATGCCAACTATTTTGGAGCGCTCTGGACGCTCAAGCATGGCCTCGGGCGGCTGGGGGCCGGCGGGCGGGTGTACCTGATCGGCGCGCGGCCCGAACTCGTGACCGCGCGGGGGTTCTCGCAGTACGCGGCGAGCAAGGCGGCGCTCGCGGCCCTGGTCTCGGTCACCCGCCTCGAAGCGCGCAGGATGGGCCTGATACTGGTGCTGCCGCCCGCCGTAGACACCGGGCTCTGGGCGCAGGTAGGCCGCGTGCCGAAAGGTGCCCTCTCCCCGCAGGAGGTCGCCCGCGCCATCGCCGATGACCGCGCGGGCGCGGGGGAGAGCGAGCTGCGCGTTCAGGGCTGA
- a CDS encoding 2'-5' RNA ligase family protein: MRPPAELAARVERFRRAQGVRDAAAIPHITVKARSGLTPDLEWLGVARAVVAGTPPIAAEIGGARLFRHGAALYLVVRSPDAVRLHMALLAALKPPQRFGYEGPQMTPHLSLALARRGVDLGEVGLAARTEFADLDAEPLVFTARTVTLMKKPGPGGFYAPVEEWLLGGAAYGEGEHLPVS, from the coding sequence GTGCGTCCCCCGGCCGAGCTGGCGGCGCGCGTTGAGCGCTTTCGCCGCGCGCAGGGCGTGCGTGACGCGGCTGCCATTCCGCATATCACCGTCAAGGCGCGCAGCGGCCTCACGCCCGACCTGGAGTGGTTGGGCGTCGCCCGCGCCGTGGTCGCCGGGACACCGCCCATCGCGGCAGAGATCGGCGGAGCGCGGCTGTTTCGTCATGGCGCGGCCCTCTACCTCGTGGTGAGGAGCCCGGACGCCGTGCGCCTCCATATGGCGCTGCTCGCCGCCCTCAAGCCACCTCAGCGCTTTGGCTACGAGGGGCCGCAGATGACGCCTCACCTCTCGCTCGCCCTCGCGCGGCGGGGGGTGGATCTGGGCGAGGTGGGGCTCGCTGCGCGCACCGAATTTGCCGACCTCGACGCGGAGCCGCTGGTGTTCACCGCCCGCACCGTCACCTTGATGAAGAAACCGGGGCCGGGCGGGTTCTACGCTCCAGTGGAAGAGTGGCTGCTCGGTGGGGCGGCCTACGGTGAGGGGGAGCACCTTCCCGTCTCCTGA
- the gcvH gene encoding glycine cleavage system protein GcvH: MTNPSTLKYAATHEWLAPDGKVGITQHAQEQLGDVVYVELPEVGREVSAGEAVAVVESVKTASDIYAPASGKIVAVNEDLSGSPEKVNESPFEGGWLFQIEVSEEGAELMDAAAYEAQAN, encoded by the coding sequence ATGACCAACCCCAGCACCCTGAAATACGCCGCCACCCACGAATGGCTCGCTCCCGACGGCAAGGTCGGCATCACGCAGCACGCGCAGGAGCAGCTCGGCGACGTGGTGTATGTCGAGTTGCCCGAGGTGGGCCGCGAGGTGAGCGCCGGGGAAGCCGTCGCCGTCGTCGAGAGCGTCAAGACGGCCTCCGACATCTACGCCCCCGCGAGCGGCAAGATCGTGGCCGTGAACGAGGACCTCTCCGGCAGCCCGGAAAAGGTCAACGAGAGCCCTTTCGAGGGCGGCTGGCTCTTTCAGATCGAGGTGAGCGAGGAAGGCGCCGAGCTGATGGACGCGGCGGCCTACGAGGCGCAGGCGAACTGA